In the genome of Streptomyces sp. SAI-127, the window CCTGCCACTCGGCCAGCCGCCGCCAGCACACGGGACCCGAACCGAACCCCAACTCCTGCGGCAGGAACTCCCACTGGACACCGGTGTACAGGACGAACAGCACCCCTTGGAGCGTCTTGCGGTCATCGATCCGCTTGCGGCCCGGATGCCTGTAACGACGCTCATGCTGCGGCAACAGCGGCTCGATCACCGCCCACAACTCGTCACTGACCTCCCACGGCTTCCGCCGCGCCATGGTCACACCCCACAAAACACGGAATCACATGCATCTCCAACGTGCCACAAAAGGATCATTCTGCAAGGACCCCTTAGGCGACAAGGCCTGCCAATTCCATGGCCGCCGAGTGGAGCCCACTGCGGCCGTGGTGGAAGCCCAGTGCGTGACGAGCCGCTGCCCAAGTGGTGGGTTATCGAGCAGCCTTCCGCTGGCTGATGCAGCATCGCCGCTTGGCACGGGGCTACGAAGCCCTTCCGCAAAGATCCCGGACGCTGATCCACTGTGCCAGGACTAACAAAATGTCCCGCGAACTGACCGGAGGATCTGCACCAACCTGGAGAATCGAAACGGACATCTTGCTCGCAGCACCCTGGGCGTCTGCCGATCCCCGACCGTCAGGTGCTGTGACTGCACACCGATATCCAGTGGGAAGACCTCCCCAGGAGCTCGGCTTCGGCTCCGGAATAACGTGCTGGCGCCGACTACGGGACTGGAACAAGGCCGACGTCTGGCAACGACTCCACGAGGTCCTACTGGCCGAACTGAACGCCGCAGCACGGCTCAACTGGTACCGCTGCGTAGTCGACTCCTCCCACGTCAGGGTCCTAAAAGAGGGCTCCACACGGGCCCCTCACCCGTCGACAGGGGCCGGGCAGGATTGAAGCATCACCTGATCACCGACGGCCCCGGCACCCCGCTCGCCGTCATTCTCACCGGCGGCAACCGCAACGACATCACCCAGCCGTTCCCGCTGCTGGATGCCATCCCGCCCGTCCGCGCCGGGTCGGCCACCCACGGCACAGGCCGGACTCGCTGTTCGCCGACCGCGGCTACGACCACGACATCTACCGCGACCAGGTCCGCGCCCGCGGCATCATCCCTGCCATCGCTCGCCGAAGCACCCGCCATGGCAGCGGGCTTGGCCTATACCGGTGGGTGGTGGAGCGGACCTTTGCCTGGCTCCACGGCTTACGACGACTCCGCGTCAGCTGGGAACGCCGACCCGGCATCCACGAAGCCTTCCTCAAACTGGCCTGCTGCCTCATCACCCACCGGCAACTCCAGTCATCGCGTTAGCCCTTCTTGGCCCCTGTCGGAAAGTTCGCTCCCAACTTCTCCGCTGTCTCGGGTTTGCCACAGGTCGCCTCCCTCGTACTTGCTCCGGAGCAGGGGAATCACCCCGCTGGGAATGCGGAACCCCTTCGCCCAGGAAGGGTCGGTGGCGTGGCCGTAGACGGTGGTGAGCAGGAAAGGCTCCCCTCCTGTTAGGACACCTATCGCTTGCAGATCCCTCGACAGGGTGCCGATCGGTTGGGTGAAGCCGCGGAGTCTGCGTGTCTCGTCGTAGCCGGCAAGCTCGTACACCGTCTCCCGGTCCACGAACCCGCCGTTTGCCGCAGCTGCAACGATTGCTTTGACTCGGGATGGGTAGCGCCTCATCAGCTCGTCCATGAATGCCGCCAGTGACTCCGCCGTCCAGGCTTCATCTTCGGAGCCTTTGTCGGCCGATGCCTCGCCCAGCTGCTCCAGGTCGCGGACCGAGCCCTCGTCCACATTCAGTTCGAGGAGTTCTTTGGCCCAGCGGAGCAGTTCGCTTGGAGTGAGCATGTAGAGTCCCACCCCGGCCTGCTCCCGTAGTTCCTGGAGGAGTTCGGCACGGGGACGAGGCGGGATGTCGTATCCGCGGTTGGTCCACCAGTCCTTCTTCATGTCCCCCGTGACCAGTAGAACGTCGCATCCGCGGTGCCGGGCCTCCGCCATGAGCTGTACCCACACGAGGTAGTCACCGGCAGCTAGCTCGGGTTCCTTGGTGCGGAAGTCCTCGTGCCCGGGCGGTATCCCCTCGTCGGCGCGCTCCTGCGCCTCTTTCACGGCGTTGTCGTATTCGTCCGACGGCAGCGGCTCGCCGACCCGGCCGTGCAGAAGCGGTTCGAGGGCGTTGAGCACCGGGTCAGTGTGAGTGGTGGCAGTCTCCCTGAGTGCGTCGCACTCGGCCTGCGCCCGGATGAACTTTTGTAGGCTGCCAGCTGCTTTGGCAAGCTCGGTCAGGTCTCGGTCAGTCCGCTCTACAGCCTCTTCGTTGTCCTTGAGTTGGACGGCGGTCAGCCAAGTGGTCACCACTGTCCGGGCCGCGTTGACCGCCTTATCGAGCGCGGCGCTCGCCTCATTGGCCTTGGTCGCGTGGTGATGGCGTACGGTCGGCGACTCGCGGTTACGCCAGAACTCCGTGAGCACCTGGTGTGGAATCCACAGGCGCTCGCGAAGTCTGGCGAGGGCGGCAAGGGTGTCCCGGCGGGTGCTCTCGTTCGAGCGGTAGAGGTTGAGCAGCACATTGGTGTCAAGCACGACCAGACCGGAATCGAAGATCCGCTTGTAGTCGGAGCGGAGTGGGCTGCGATGGGCCTCGTCGCAGTCGAAGACGCCCCGGACTTGCGGCTGGTCGGATGTGGCGTGCGCTGCTGCCATGAAACGCTCCCCTGGAATCGTAAGGCGCATCAGCCCTCCCCGGCTGGGTGCGCAGGGGAAAGTCTAGGACCGGATAGAGCCACTGCGACCGAGAAAACAGCGGCGGTCCGACACCTCGGACGTCTGCCGATCACCGACCGTTCAGGGCTGGTCATCCGACACGATCCACGGCGAAGTACCCATGGCCCGGACAACGTCCAACTGACCTGTCAAGCACGGCCATCAGGAGCGATACACCTCATTGTGTTAGCCGTTCCAGCAGACCGGTGGTAGCTGTATCTCCCGCCAGCGCTGTTGTGTTGAGCTGAGTCACCGGCCGAGATGACGCGGTCCGGCCGTCGCCTTGACTGGTGCGCCTGTACCAGGAACCCAAACAGGTGTCGCCAACGACCGTCCAACGAGCTCACGCGCCGGCCCACTACCGCAAGGCCGCTCTCAGTATGGCGCCGGCGTCCTCTATAGCTCCTTCCTCATGCAACTCCAGAGCTACGGCCATGATGTGCCGGTCTCCTTGATCACGCCCGTAGACGTGGATCAGGTTGTCGGCAAGGTGATCCCGCTCGTGTCGCCTCAGCTCGACCATGACGTGTGCGGTCTCGGCCGGGGTCAACAGCTCTGTCGTGCCCTGGCGGAGGAGGGTGAGGGCCAAGTTGGGCTTCCCGGTGCTGTCCAGTTCCCCCGCCTGTCTTGCGAGCTGCTGTGCTACGGCCTCCTCTTTTTTGCTCCGCTGCCGGTCCCTCTTCTGACGGGGGACCGGCAGCGGAGTTCTGGCTGCTTGCTCCGCCGCAAGACGTGCTTGCAGGCCGGCCTCGGTGGTTCTCATTTCCCGCACTGTGGCTCGAAGGGCCGCAACTTGGTTCTTCAGGGATGTCACCTGAACGGAGTCCGCAGCCTGTTGTCGCTGTTGACGTGCGGTACATGAAGGGCAAGCGATGTTGAAGCCCTGGGTGAGCGAATCGATTCTCTTCCCCAGTTCGACGCACTGCCTGCAGCCTCGTCGTTCCCCCTCGGCGCTAGTGCGAAGGTCAAGTAAGACCTCACGTGTGATGCCGACATCCTGACCGCGCGTGGCGGCGTCTGAGCAGGCCTCCTTGTACAGGCGTTCAACGAAACCCTCGTCGGGAACCCTGGGGTTGTCAGGGTCGTGGTTCAGGAAACGTGACAGGGAAGTCGCGTTGCTGAGCAGGCGAGTCGCGACCTCGTCCTGAGTCAGCGGCCTAGCTGCTGACTCATCTGATGCGCCCAAACCTTGATCATTTCGTCTCAGTAAGCGACACAAGGCGCGGAGGGCTAAGGCGAGTTCCCGCTTGCGTGGCGGACAGCTGTCGTGCAGGTCCCTCTCCAGCCAGCCGCGCCTGGGCGGACGGTCTCCCACGGGTGACGTCATGCGGTTCTGCCTTCCAGAGCTGCTCAGGTGCCCTGAGGGATGTCACCCCAAGGCCGGTCTGCGATCCGGCAATTGTGCCCGATTGCACTCGCCGTTACACCTGCCTTTTCTTGCCTTCTGCCAGGCAAGCTTGCTATTTCCCGAGCAAGTTAATACCCCTACTTGCTTTCTTCCGAGCAAGCGTGAATGGGCTGGACTTTTCCTCGCCTCATGGTGTGAGCTGCTGGAAGGGCTACCGAGGAGCGGGTGGGCTGCGGCAATTGAAGTGCATACCGCCCAGTGGCGGTTCCTGCACGCTCTGAAACTGGCGACGGGCCAGGTTGCGCAAGTTCGCGGATTCAAGGAGGGGTATATGGAGGGAATTCCGTCTTACCAGGACAAGACGTTCGGAACCATGGTGAGGGCCGCGCTCTGGCTGGTCACCGAGGTGGGGGAGGGCAGCGTCTTCACCAAGACACAGCTGCGCGAGGCGTTCCCGGAGGTCGCGCAGATTGACCGCAGGCTCCGTGATTTGCGCGACCACGGCTGGCGGATCGACACGAGCCGCGACGACCCCTCCCTGCTCCAGCAGGAGCAGCGGTTCGTGACCAGGGGCGCTGACGTCTGGATCCCGGGCAGGTCGAAGGCGCCGAAGCATAAGTCCAGCCTGACCGCTGCCCAGCGCGCGAAGGTTCTCCACGACGACAACCATTTGTGCCAGTCGTGTGGTGTCGGTGCCGGCGAGGCGTACGAGGACAGCGGCGGAGTCGAGCTTGCCAAGCTCAACGTCTCCAGGCGCAAGGTCCTGCACTCCGGCGAGGGCGAGAACGCGGTGGCTGAGTACCAGCTCATCACCGAGTGCAAGCGGTGCGGGACCGGGGGAGGGGCTGACCGTGAGGTCGACCTTGATGCGCTGCTGGAACTCGTAGAGGCGCTTGCCCCGTTGGAGCAGCGGCTCTTCGCTAAGTGGATTGCCGCTGACCAGCGGACGTTCAGCCCGATTGAAAAGATCTGGGGCATTTACCGGGCCCTTCCCCAGGAGTCGCGTGCCGCGGTGGGTAAGGCCATCGACGACATGACCAGCTGACGAAGAGCGGCAGCAGGAAAAGACGGACCGGCCACAGTAATTCAGCTACAGGGAAGGACGGTAAGGATCATGCTGCGGGAGTTCCCGCCGCCGCCGCGCGCGGAGCAGTTCAGTGAGCTGATCAAGAAGAGGGTTGAGGAGGTGAGGGCCGCCGGAGGAACTCGGGAAACCGTCACCGTCGAGTGGAACGGACAACAGATCCACGTCGACGTGGTTGACCTTCCGCTGGGAGATCTCTACCTCAACCCCGGGACGCACCGGATTCGCGCCCAGCGCACCCACAAGCCGGACCAGGACCAGAACCTGGACAAGGATCCCTTCGGAGAGGCTGGCCAGGAGTATCTGCGCGTTCTCCTCCAGGCTCGGCCGTCCAACCCGGAGCTGCGGGACCCCGACTTCGACAAGCTCAAGGAGGACCTGCGCCAGTTCGGGCAGAACGACCCTGGGCTGGTCACCCACCACGGGGTGCTGGTGAACGGCAACACCCGTGCTGTTGCCCTGCGGGAACTCGGCGCGCAGTCGATGCGGGTGGGCGTGCTTCCCCCGTCATTTACTCAGGCCGACATCGACGCCGTAGAACTGGCGCTCCAGCTCCGTCAGGATCAGCGGCGCGACTACTCTTACATCAACCGGCTGCTCGCCATGGAAGAGCAGGCGACGTTGGGACGGACGCCTGAACAGATCTCCAAGGAGTTCCGGATCCGGACGGCGACCTATCACCAGGAGCGATGGATCCTCAGCGTCATTAGGGAGCTGAACGACCGCAGCGCGAGCGGCGGGGGTGTAGCGCTGCGCCTGGTCGACTGGGAAGGGGCCCAGGAACGGCTCAAGGAGCTGGAGCGGCTGTACAAGAAGCTTGAGAACCTGGACCGGGACCAGGCCGAAATCCTGAAGGAGTGGCGCCTGGCGGCGATCCTGCTGGACTTCTCGAAGACGGACGTACGTCATATCGACGAGGTGTTCCTGGAAGAGGGGTACTTGGGGAAGGCGTTGCCGGCGGAGCTGGCGGACAGCGGGATGGCCGAGCCGGTCACGTCCGTCTCCATCCCCGGACTCGGCCTGGATGTGCCGGCTGCTTCGTCGGCCGTCTCCGCGGCCCGGGCCTTGAACGACCGCATCCTCCGGGCGGCTGCCACCGTCCGCAACACGACGGCGGGACTGCCCGACAGCGAGAAGGCTTCCGCGCAGGCGCTCCTCGACGGGGCCAAGGGTGCTTTCGACCAGGCGATCGACAGTCATGGCCGGGACGCCCGGGTCCGCAAGCGGAAGCAGCTTGCGCCGGCCCGGCTCGCGGACGCGTGCGCCAACATCGACCAGTGCGTCATCGAGCTGGTCCAGGCCCGTACCTCAAACAGCTTGGACGAAGAGGCCTTCGACGAAGCTGTACTCAAGCTCCAGGGCAGTCTCCGCAAGCTTGCCCAGCAGGCCGGACGGGGCATCCCGAACCCCGGCGATGGGGTCTCGTGGCTCCTTGCCGCTGCCACCGCGGAGGGCTCCCGGTGACGGAAACGTCCCTGCACCTGAGGTTCGACGACACGCGTACCCGAGTGGTCCTGCGGACCAACGACACGTACCGGCAGAACCTCGTTCAGCTGGTCGCCCGGTTTCGTACCGGCGGCCAGCTGGGCCCCCTCTCCGCCTCGGTAGCGCTGGATGAACTCCTCGCGGAGCTAAGCGCGCTGAGCGGTTGGCCCGATCACGCCGGTGTCGTGTGGGCCCCGGAACTCCTGAATCTCGTGTCTGGGGTGGTCAAGGACGCCAGGCTGGTCGAAGACCGGCTGGCTGGTGTTGGTGCGGCTTCGGAAGTCGCTGCAGACGAAGTGCTGAGCCGGCTCGGCGATACCTGGGGGGCTGACCTCAACACGTTCCAGCGCCGGGACATCGCCAAGCTCCTGTCTCTGGGACATGGGGCGAACTTCAGCGTGCCTGGCGCCGGCAAGACGCGTGTGGCCCTTGCGCTATACGCGGCCCAGCGGATCCAGAGGCACGTCAGCAGACTGCTGGTTGTCTGCCCCAAGTCGGCTTATGAGTCCTGGCGTTATGAGACTGCCGTCTGTTTCAACTACCCATTGCGCACGCATGTGCTGGACGGATCGCTGGATCAGTGGGCGGAGGTGCTGATAGTCAACTACGAGCGGCTGGACCGCTCACTGCCTCGGCTCGCGAACTGGCTGAAGTCCGCCCCCTCAATGATCGTCCTCGACGAGGCCCACCGGATGAAGCTTGGCGCCCGGGGGACATACGGCGCCGCGTGCATGGCATTGGGGCCGCTCGCGGAACGGCGGCTCATCTTGACTGGAACACCAGCTCCGAACGGATCCAAGGATTTGGAGAATCTTCTGGGCTTCGTTTGGCCTGGGCATGGCCAGCGGACGGTGACCCGGGCAGTAGCCGGCGGCGACCTCGCCTACGCGAGTACGGTCCTGCGGCCGCTGTTCACCCGTACCACTAAGCAGGAGCTCGGGCTGCCACCGATGACCCTGCGGATGCGGTACGTGGATATGCCGGCGCTGCATGCCGAGATCTACAGCTCATTGGTGGGCGGAATGTCCACCGGCACAGCACGCGACGATCTCAGCGCGCTCGGCAAGACCGCCTTGCGTCTGCTGATGGCTGCGACCAGTCCGGCACTGCTGCTGGAAGGCGCCACCAAACACGAGCCCCTTGCCTATCAACTGCCCCCACTGCAAATCCCGGTCGGCAGCTCGTTGTACTCGCTGATGCAGAATCTTCCCGACTACGAGCTGTCTCCGAAGTACAAGGAGGCGTTGGCGATCGTGGCCGAGAACGCCGCCCAGGGGCGTAAGACACTGGTCTGGACGACCTTCGTACGCAGCCTGACGACCTTGGCTCAGATGCTGGAGAAGTACAGCCCGGCGGTCGTGTACGGCGGGACGCCAGACCGAGATGAGCAGCTCCGCCGCTTTCGAGAAGATCCCAGCTGCATGGTGCTGATCTCCAACCCAGCCACCCTGGGTGAGGGGATCAGTCTTCACCACGTATGCCACGACGCTGTCTACGTGGACCGGGACTTCATGGCCGGCCGCTATCTCCAGAGCCTTGACCGTATCCACCGCCTGGGCCTCGCCCCCGATACGGCGACGCGGGTCACGGTGATCGCGGCGCGCGGGACGATCGACGAGGTGGTCGAGGTGAGGATGGACCAGAAGCTCGAATTCATGGGGAAGATCCTTGACGACCCGACAGTCCAGCAGCTCGCGGATCTGGAGGAGGAGCCATCCGTAGCCGCCGGGCTCGCGCCTGGTGACGTTGAGGCGCTGCTACGGCATATTGGCGGCAGGTGAGCTGTAGGGCTGTGCTCGACGGGGTCCGGTGTGGAATGTCACATCGGAGAGCAGCGCTTGTGATCCTTGCTCTGCCCCAGGCAAGGATCATGGCTGAGGCAATGGCACACTCGTGGTGTTGAGTGGGTGTCGAGTGCTCAAGGGCCAGCAAGTGATCATGGTCTCTGCAACACTTGGGACCAGTTTGAGTCACTCCTGGAAGGAGCGCCATGAGCCCCAGCGGTCGCGAACGTCCGCAGTTCACCCGGCCCCTGACCTCGCTGGAGATCTGTGCCGGTGCGGGCGGACAAGCCGTGGGGTTGCACCATGCAGGGTTCGACCATCTGGGTCTCGTGGAGTGGGATGCACATGCGGTGGACACGCTCCGGGCGAATGTCGGTGGCTGGCCAGGGTGGGGGAAGGAGCGGACTGACAGCCTAAAGCCCATGGATGTGAACGATTTCCTTACCTCCGAGATTTACGAGAATCTTCGAAGTGTTCTTGATGTCAGTAAGGAAAGGCTGGATCTCCTGGCTGGCGGAGTCCCGTGCCCTCCTTTTTCCCTAGCAGGGAAGCAGTTGGGGGAGGATGATGAGCGGGACCTCTTTCCGGCGGCTCTTGAAATCATTGAAGATCTCAGGCCGAGAGCGGTCATGATTGAAAATGTTCGCGGAATCCTGGAACCTCCGGAAGTATTTATTGATTACCGTAGAAGGATCCTCAAGGATCTTCGTGATTTCGGTTACGTAGTTCCAGAAGTCAAGGAGAGTTGGACTGCTGCAGAGCAGGATCGCGCCATGCGAAAGGTGTGGCGTCGGATCGATGCGGCTCATTTTGGTGTCCCGCAACTCCGCCCGCGGGCCATTTTGGTTGTTATTCATGAAGATGTGCTGAAGACTGCAGATTTCGATTTCGTGTGGCCGTCTGAAATCAAGGGTAAGCGAGCGACTGTAGTCGATGAACTTGCTGCCACTATGGAGACGCGCTGCCGAAAGTATTGGTCGAAGAACGAGCGTGGGGAGCGCGCGACGGCAGGAGACCGCACTGGAAGGCACGTTTACCAGGAATGGCTGCGCAAGGCTTCCAGGGCGGCTGAGATTGGCCGCGGTGTGGCTCCGACCCTGGTAGGAGGGTCGAAGAAGCATGGCGGTGCGGACCTCGGGCCGACCAGGGCCAAGCGAGCTTGGGCGGCGCTAGGTGTGGACGGGATGGGTGTTGCCAACGATCTCGATAAATGCGACCCGGAGCGGGATCTCTTCCGGCCTGCTGGCCCCATGCTGACTGTTGAGCAAGCTGCAATCATCCAGGGATTCCCCACTGACTGGAAGTTCCAGGGAAGGAAGACAGCTCAATACCGGCAAGTCGGAAACGCTTTTCCCCCTCCGGTTGCTGAGGCGGTTGGCCGTGCTATTGCTGCCGTACTCCGTCCGGAGCACCGCGATGAGCTTCTCCGCGAGTATGAACTGGACGTCGACGGCTCATCCGCAGATGCTCAGCAGGCCGAACAGATGACCCTCCCTGTATCAGGTCGGTCGATTACCAACAGTCCGCCGTCGGTTAACCGCAGCGGCGATCTTGTCCGCACAAGCGTCTGACGGCTCGTGCTCCCAGAAACGGAGCACGAGCCACCCAGCTTCTTCAAGACGTTGATCAGTATCGCGGTCACGCTTAACGTTGCCGACAACCTTCTCTGACCAATAGCCAGAGTTCGTCTTTGGTGGAACGTAATGCTCTGGGCATCCGTGCCAGTAGCAGCCATCGATGAAGACTGCCACCTTTGCTGGGCCGAACACCATGTCCGCAGTTCGGCGGAGGTCTGGCAGAGGACGCGCGTCGACGCGGTATCGCAGTCCTTGTGCGTGCACTAGTCGACGGATCAACTTCTCAGGCTTTGTGTCACGGCTGCGGATCGCCTGCATGTTGCGGCGCCGGGCTGCGGAGGAAGCCCAGGAGCCCTCTGGCGCTGTCCATTCGAGATCTTCGGGCACATCGCTGAGCGTAGTACTGGTGGGAAGCGGCGGTTAGCCGGGTTCCGCATGGGCTCGTCGAGCAGTTGGCAGGGATGAGATGGAGCCCTCGGCCCCTTACCCGTCGTGGATACCTTGACCGCCATGACTCAGATCTCTGGAAGCGATCAGTACCCTCGTCGCCTGGTCGGCAAGGTCGTCGTCGTTACCGGAGCGGCCAAAGGACAGGGCGCCGCCGAGGCTGCCGCCTTGCAGCAGGCTGGGGCCACCGTGATCGGGACCGATGCGCAGCCGGAGGGCAGTGAGTGTCGGCGAATCGATGTCAGTCGTGAGGCCGACTGGGCTGAGTTGGCCGCCGAGCTCAAGGAGACCCACGGCCAGGTGCATGGGCTGGTCAACAACGCGGGGATCATTCAGCGGGATCGGATCGACAGTGGACGGCAACCGCTTCGCCTGGTGAACACTACGCAGGGCGTGTACGAAGTTGAGGGCGAACACGCGGTCCCGCGCTCATGACAACGACGTTGCCCTGAGCGCGGGCGTGCTCAAGGCGCTGCGGCTGACGTCCT includes:
- a CDS encoding PIN-like domain-containing protein, whose protein sequence is MAAAHATSDQPQVRGVFDCDEAHRSPLRSDYKRIFDSGLVVLDTNVLLNLYRSNESTRRDTLAALARLRERLWIPHQVLTEFWRNRESPTVRHHHATKANEASAALDKAVNAARTVVTTWLTAVQLKDNEEAVERTDRDLTELAKAAGSLQKFIRAQAECDALRETATTHTDPVLNALEPLLHGRVGEPLPSDEYDNAVKEAQERADEGIPPGHEDFRTKEPELAAGDYLVWVQLMAEARHRGCDVLLVTGDMKKDWWTNRGYDIPPRPRAELLQELREQAGVGLYMLTPSELLRWAKELLELNVDEGSVRDLEQLGEASADKGSEDEAWTAESLAAFMDELMRRYPSRVKAIVAAAANGGFVDRETVYELAGYDETRRLRGFTQPIGTLSRDLQAIGVLTGGEPFLLTTVYGHATDPSWAKGFRIPSGVIPLLRSKYEGGDLWQTRDSGEVGSELSDRGQEGLTR
- a CDS encoding DEAD/DEAH box helicase; this translates as MTETSLHLRFDDTRTRVVLRTNDTYRQNLVQLVARFRTGGQLGPLSASVALDELLAELSALSGWPDHAGVVWAPELLNLVSGVVKDARLVEDRLAGVGAASEVAADEVLSRLGDTWGADLNTFQRRDIAKLLSLGHGANFSVPGAGKTRVALALYAAQRIQRHVSRLLVVCPKSAYESWRYETAVCFNYPLRTHVLDGSLDQWAEVLIVNYERLDRSLPRLANWLKSAPSMIVLDEAHRMKLGARGTYGAACMALGPLAERRLILTGTPAPNGSKDLENLLGFVWPGHGQRTVTRAVAGGDLAYASTVLRPLFTRTTKQELGLPPMTLRMRYVDMPALHAEIYSSLVGGMSTGTARDDLSALGKTALRLLMAATSPALLLEGATKHEPLAYQLPPLQIPVGSSLYSLMQNLPDYELSPKYKEALAIVAENAAQGRKTLVWTTFVRSLTTLAQMLEKYSPAVVYGGTPDRDEQLRRFREDPSCMVLISNPATLGEGISLHHVCHDAVYVDRDFMAGRYLQSLDRIHRLGLAPDTATRVTVIAARGTIDEVVEVRMDQKLEFMGKILDDPTVQQLADLEEEPSVAAGLAPGDVEALLRHIGGR
- the dcm gene encoding DNA (cytosine-5-)-methyltransferase, producing MSPSGRERPQFTRPLTSLEICAGAGGQAVGLHHAGFDHLGLVEWDAHAVDTLRANVGGWPGWGKERTDSLKPMDVNDFLTSEIYENLRSVLDVSKERLDLLAGGVPCPPFSLAGKQLGEDDERDLFPAALEIIEDLRPRAVMIENVRGILEPPEVFIDYRRRILKDLRDFGYVVPEVKESWTAAEQDRAMRKVWRRIDAAHFGVPQLRPRAILVVIHEDVLKTADFDFVWPSEIKGKRATVVDELAATMETRCRKYWSKNERGERATAGDRTGRHVYQEWLRKASRAAEIGRGVAPTLVGGSKKHGGADLGPTRAKRAWAALGVDGMGVANDLDKCDPERDLFRPAGPMLTVEQAAIIQGFPTDWKFQGRKTAQYRQVGNAFPPPVAEAVGRAIAAVLRPEHRDELLREYELDVDGSSADAQQAEQMTLPVSGRSITNSPPSVNRSGDLVRTSV
- a CDS encoding very short patch repair endonuclease, with the translated sequence MPEDLEWTAPEGSWASSAARRRNMQAIRSRDTKPEKLIRRLVHAQGLRYRVDARPLPDLRRTADMVFGPAKVAVFIDGCYWHGCPEHYVPPKTNSGYWSEKVVGNVKRDRDTDQRLEEAGWLVLRFWEHEPSDACADKIAAAVNRRRTVGNRPT